The Gemmatimonas sp. DNA window GCTACCGATGTGCACGGCGTGATTCATCCGTTCAGCGGCGAGACCAATATTTTTATTCGTCCGCCCGCAACGATTCGCGGCATCGACCGGCTGGTCACGAACTTCCACCTACCGAAATCCACGCTCATCATGCTCGTGGCCGCCTTCGCGGGTTACGACCTTACGATGCAGGCGTACCGCACCGCCGTGGCCGACAAGTACCGGTTCTATTCGTACGGCGACGCGATGTGCGTTATTTAGAGTTCAAGAACTGATCACACAGAGACAAGGAGAAAAGGAGAAAAAGAGAACTCCTTTTCTCTTTTTCTCTTTTCCCCTGTGTGATCGGTTCAGCAGAGCCAACGATGCCCCCGACCTCCCGCGAAGCCCCTTAGTGACCGCCCCCTTCTCTTTCGAACTCACCGCCACCGACGGCCAGGCCCGCGCCGGCGTGTTCACGACGCCGCACGGCATGATGAACACGCCGCAGTTCATGCCGGTCGGCACGCTGGCGTCGGTCAAGGCGCTCGACCCCGAGGATCTGCAGCGCCTTGGCGCGACCATGATCCTGGCCAACGCGTATCACCTGCGCCTCCGGCCCGGCGACGAGATGATCCGCACCATGGGCGGCTTGCATCGCTTCATGCATTGGGACGGCCCGATACTCACCGATTCCGGTGGCTTCCAGGTGTTTTCGCTGGAAGGGCTGCGCACGATCAACGAACAGGGCGTCGAGTTCCGCAGCCACCTGGATGGGTCGCTGCAGCAGTTCACGCCGGAATCCGTCATGCGCATCGAGCGCAACCTGGGCGCCGACGTGATCATGCAGTTCGATCACGTCGTGCCGGGCCAAACGGAGGCGGGACTGGCCCGCGTCGCGATGGAGCGCAGCATCCGGTGGCTGGAGCGGTGCCGGGTGGAATTCGAGCGGCTGCTGCGGGAAGACGCCGAGGCCCCGACGCCGGTGCAGGCCCTCTTTCCCATTGTGCAGGGCGGCATCCACGCCGACCTGCGGCGGGAATCGGCGACGGCCATCCGGAACGCCGCCGACTGGGTCGGACTCGGCATCGGCGGCCTGTCGGTGGGCGAAGCCAAGCCCGACATGTACGCCATGCTCGACGTGGTCAACGAGGCGCTCCCGACCGATCGGCCCCGGTATCTCATGGGCGTCGGCTTCCCGGAGGATCTGGTAGAAGGGGTGGCCCGCGGGGTCGACCTGTTCGACTGCGTCGCCCCCACGCGGATGGGGCGGACGGGTGCCTTTTTCACGACGACGGGCCGCCGGAGCATCAAGAACGCCGCCTGGCGCCTCGACCCGGGGCCGCTGGACGACGAGTGCACCTGCGCGGCCTGCAGCCGCTTCTCCAAGGCCTATATCCGGCACCTGTTCGTGTCGGAAGAGATCCTCGGACTGCGCCTCCTGAGCCTCCACAATGTACATTTCCTTGTTGCGCTGATGCGCGACGCACGCGCCGCTGTTCAGGCCGGCACGTTCCAGGGCTGGAGCCGTGACTGGCTCGCCCGCTATCACTCACGATCGACGCCTTCATGAGCTTCTCCGTCCTTGCCAGCTTCGCCGCCCTGCAGTTGGGTGGCAGCAGTCAGATCGCTTCCATGATTTTCATGTATGGTGCGATCTTCGCGATCTTCTACTTCGTGCTCATCCGCCCGCAGCAGCGGCAACGGAAGGCGCACAACGAGCTCGTGCAGACGCTCAAGAAGGGTGATGAGATCGTCACCGCCGGCGGACTCGTGGGCGAAGTCGTGCACATCAATCCGGTGAACAAAGATGGTGCGGTGAGCATGGAAGACCGCATCACGATCAAGACGGGTGAGTCGAAGGTGGTCGTCGAGCGTGGCCGCATTTCGCGCGTCGGCTCCTCCACCCCGGCGGCCTGAGGTATCCGTGTCGTTGCTCGATATTCACGTCCTGGGTTCGCCGATACTCCGCCAGGACACAGAACGCGTCGAGCAGTTCACGCCGGAGTTGCGGCGGCTGGCTGACGACATGTTCGACACGATGGACAAGGCCAAGGGTGTCGGTCTCGCGGCGCCACAAGTCGGGCGTCGTGAACGGCTGGCGGTGGTCGAGGTGGACGACGAGCGGCTGGTCGTCATCAACCCCGAGATCATCCTGAAGGAAGGCTCGGTGCGCGGCGAGGAAGGCTGTCTCTCGATTCCCGAAGTGTACGCCGACGTAGACCGGTTCTCGCGCGTGATCGTGCGGGCGCAGGACATCGACGGCGTCTGGTACGAAGTGGAGGGCACCGAACTGCTGGGACGATGCCTGCAGCACGAAATCGACCACCTGCACGGCCGGTTGTTCACCGATCGACTCAGCCTGCTCAAGCGTCGCGCCGCGATGCGCGAGTGGGAGTACCAGAAGGCGAAGTACCCGAAGCTCCTGCGCGTGCTCCCCGTCGGCGATCTGCCGAAAGAGCGCGACGCCACGACATCCGACTCGAAGACATAACCGGAGACCGCCCCACCCGTGCGCATTCTCTTCTGGGGCACTCCCGATTTCGCCGTTCCGCCGCTCCGCGCGCTGATTGGCGAAGGACACGACGTGGTCGGCGTCGTCACGCAGCCCGACAAGCCGCGCGGCCGGTCGCGCACGCAGCTCGACCCGTCGCCGGTCAAACGTGTCGCGCTCGAAGAAGGCATTCCCGTGCTACAGCCCGAGAAGCCGCGCGGGGATGAGTTTCTCGACGCCATGCGGGCCCTCGCGCCCGATGTGTCGGTGGTCGTCGCCTACGGCTGTATCCTGCCCAAGGCCGCGATCGACCTGCCCGCCCTCGGCACGCTCAACATTCACGGGTCCATCCTGCCCGCGCTGCGCGGCGCGGCGCCCATTCAGGCGGCGATTCTCGAAGGCCTCACAGAAACGGGCATCACGATCATGCAGATGGTGCCCGCGCTCGATGCCGGCGACATGCTGCACGTGCTCCGCACGCCCATCCAGTCCGACGAGACGTACGGCGAGCTGCACGACCGACTCTCCGAACTCGGTGCTCTGGCCATCGTACAGGCGTTGGCCATGATCGACGCGCAGATCGTGCAGCCGATCGCGCAGGACGACGCGCAGTCGACCTACGCGTCGAAGATCGATCGCGATATGGCGCGTCTGGATTTCACCTGGTCGGCCGAGCACGTGTCGCGCGTGACGCGCGCCTTTGATCCGCGACCGGGCGCCTTTGCCAGCCTGCGCGGCGTGGAGACCAAGCTGTTCAGCGTACGCGTGGTCGGAGACGGTACGAACGACGAACTCGACGAGCCCACGTTGGCGAGCCCGCCAGGCACGGTACGCTCGGCAACCGACGACGGGCTGCTGGTCCGCTGCGGCGAAGGCGCCGTGCGATTCATGGATGTCCAACCCAGCGGCAAGCCACGCATGACCGCCGCCTCGTTGGCGCGTGGCCGTGGCGTGTCGGCGGGCGATCTGCTCGAGCCCGCGTGAGAAACCGCGTGAACACCGTATGATGGCCGTCGTGAAGAAGAAGCCACACAACATGCTTGGCATCACCGAGTCGCGTGCGTCAGCGGCCATGGTGCTGGCCGACCTGCGCAATGGCGCCATGCTCGATGCCGCCTTCGAACGCTACGTCGCTCCGCTCGATGCGCGCGATCGTCGCTGGGTGCAGGAGCTGCTCTGGGGCATGCTGCGCACGCGCAATCGCCTCGACGCGATTCTCGCCGAGCGCGTGCGCGGCGGTATCGCCAAAATCGATGTCGATGTGGCCGATCTGCTGCGGCTCGGCGCCTATCAGCTGCTCAGCATGGGCAGCGTGCCGGCCTATGCTGCCATCGGACAGACGGTCGAGCTCACCAAGCGTCGGCATGGCATCGGCGCCAGCAAACTGGTGAACGCCGTGCTGCGTCGCATCGATCGCGAACGCGAGACGATCGAGCCGCCAGTGCCGAACGAACCGCTGGAAGCGCTGGCGCAGCGCTATTCGCATCCGCGCTGGGTGATTTCGCGGTGGGTTGATCGCTGGGGCATGGAAGACACCGAGCGGCTGTTGGCGGTGAATAACGAGCCCTCGTCGATCACCGTGCGAGCGTACGGCGTGGATCGCGTGCAACTCGACGGCATGCTCACCGGTGCCGGCGTCACCACGCACGACGTGCCGCTCGTACCCGACTCTATCCGCCTCGGACCGGGGGTGGCGCTCACCGAGCTTGGCGCATTCAAGCAGGGCGCGTTCTTCGTGCAGGATCCGGCCGCCACGCTGGTGGCCACCTACGCCTTTGTGCCCGAAGGCGGCGTCGTGGTCGACCTCTGCGCGGCGCCGGGGGGCAAGGCGCTCGAGCTGTCACGTCGCGCGCGGCTGGTGTTCGCGGCCGACGCCAAGATGGCGCGCGTGGAACGCATGCTGACCGGCTTTGGCCGACTCGACGCCACAAACCTTGTCCCCATCGTGTGCGACGCCCGCCAGCCCGCCATCGGCGAGGCCGATGTGGTGGTGATCGATGTGCCGTGCACCGGCACCGGCACCTTCCGCCGGCACCCCGACGCGCGCTGGCGGCTGCGCATGTCCGACTTCGCCGTGTTGCCGGCGCTGCAGCGCGAAATTCTGCTCGCGGCCGCCGCGATGGTGAAGCCGGGCGGATTGCTGGTGTATAGCACCTGCTCGCTCGAACTCGAGGAGAACGACGACCAGATCGAGTCGTTTCTGGCGACGCACAAGGAGTTCACGTTGGAACCACCGCCGGCCGGCACGGTACCGGAGGAGGTGTTGGACAACGGACTCCTCCGCGTATTGCCGCAGCAGCACGGCACCGACGGCGCCTTTGCGGCGCGGTTGCGGAGAGCGCTGTAATGGCCTCGGCGAAGAAGCCCGGTACGCGTACAACGCGCGGACCGATGTCGAAGACAACGCGCACGTGGCTCATTCGAGGTGCCGTGGCGGCCCTCGCGGGTCTCATCCTCGGCGGTGCCGGCGGCGTGGTCACCGTGCGCACGCTCGAACCGGGACGCGCCAACGCGGTGGACTCGGTGCAGGCGGTGCTGGACAGCATCGCCCGCGGCACGATCCCCGAGCCCACGGCCGCGGAACGCGACGTGGAGTCGAAGCGTCAGGCTGACAGTGCGTCACAAGCCGCACAAACGGGCGACAGCGCCGTCAAGGAAGAGGTGCTGCTGCCAGTCCCAGATGTCGTCGGGCTCGAAGAAGGCCCGGCCCGCGACAAGCTGCTCGAAGCCGGGCTGCTCGTGGGCGATGTGCAGTTCCGTGCCAGCAGCAGTCCAGCCGGTATCGTGCTCGCCACGACGCCGCCCGGCGGCAGTTTGCTCGCATCGAGCGGCACCGTTTCACTCGTGATCAGCGATGGACGTTCCCCCGCTGACACGCTGTTCACCCCTCAGCGTCATCCCGCTCCATGACCGTTCGCATTGCCCCCTCCGTACTCAGCGCCGATTTCCGCAAACTTGGGCAGGAAATCGCCATGTGCGACGCCGGCGGTGCCGACTGGATTCACGTCGACGTGATGGACGGTCGCTTCGTGCCGAGCCTGTCGTTCGGCGTGAAGGTGATCGAAGCGGCGCGTCGTTCCAGCTCCAAGGTCATCGACGTGCATCTCATGG harbors:
- the tgt gene encoding tRNA guanosine(34) transglycosylase Tgt, yielding MTAPFSFELTATDGQARAGVFTTPHGMMNTPQFMPVGTLASVKALDPEDLQRLGATMILANAYHLRLRPGDEMIRTMGGLHRFMHWDGPILTDSGGFQVFSLEGLRTINEQGVEFRSHLDGSLQQFTPESVMRIERNLGADVIMQFDHVVPGQTEAGLARVAMERSIRWLERCRVEFERLLREDAEAPTPVQALFPIVQGGIHADLRRESATAIRNAADWVGLGIGGLSVGEAKPDMYAMLDVVNEALPTDRPRYLMGVGFPEDLVEGVARGVDLFDCVAPTRMGRTGAFFTTTGRRSIKNAAWRLDPGPLDDECTCAACSRFSKAYIRHLFVSEEILGLRLLSLHNVHFLVALMRDARAAVQAGTFQGWSRDWLARYHSRSTPS
- the yajC gene encoding preprotein translocase subunit YajC, producing MSFSVLASFAALQLGGSSQIASMIFMYGAIFAIFYFVLIRPQQRQRKAHNELVQTLKKGDEIVTAGGLVGEVVHINPVNKDGAVSMEDRITIKTGESKVVVERGRISRVGSSTPAA
- the def gene encoding peptide deformylase, which codes for MSLLDIHVLGSPILRQDTERVEQFTPELRRLADDMFDTMDKAKGVGLAAPQVGRRERLAVVEVDDERLVVINPEIILKEGSVRGEEGCLSIPEVYADVDRFSRVIVRAQDIDGVWYEVEGTELLGRCLQHEIDHLHGRLFTDRLSLLKRRAAMREWEYQKAKYPKLLRVLPVGDLPKERDATTSDSKT
- the fmt gene encoding methionyl-tRNA formyltransferase gives rise to the protein MRILFWGTPDFAVPPLRALIGEGHDVVGVVTQPDKPRGRSRTQLDPSPVKRVALEEGIPVLQPEKPRGDEFLDAMRALAPDVSVVVAYGCILPKAAIDLPALGTLNIHGSILPALRGAAPIQAAILEGLTETGITIMQMVPALDAGDMLHVLRTPIQSDETYGELHDRLSELGALAIVQALAMIDAQIVQPIAQDDAQSTYASKIDRDMARLDFTWSAEHVSRVTRAFDPRPGAFASLRGVETKLFSVRVVGDGTNDELDEPTLASPPGTVRSATDDGLLVRCGEGAVRFMDVQPSGKPRMTAASLARGRGVSAGDLLEPA
- the rsmB gene encoding 16S rRNA (cytosine(967)-C(5))-methyltransferase RsmB, encoding MMAVVKKKPHNMLGITESRASAAMVLADLRNGAMLDAAFERYVAPLDARDRRWVQELLWGMLRTRNRLDAILAERVRGGIAKIDVDVADLLRLGAYQLLSMGSVPAYAAIGQTVELTKRRHGIGASKLVNAVLRRIDRERETIEPPVPNEPLEALAQRYSHPRWVISRWVDRWGMEDTERLLAVNNEPSSITVRAYGVDRVQLDGMLTGAGVTTHDVPLVPDSIRLGPGVALTELGAFKQGAFFVQDPAATLVATYAFVPEGGVVVDLCAAPGGKALELSRRARLVFAADAKMARVERMLTGFGRLDATNLVPIVCDARQPAIGEADVVVIDVPCTGTGTFRRHPDARWRLRMSDFAVLPALQREILLAAAAMVKPGGLLVYSTCSLELEENDDQIESFLATHKEFTLEPPPAGTVPEEVLDNGLLRVLPQQHGTDGAFAARLRRAL
- a CDS encoding PASTA domain-containing protein; amino-acid sequence: MASAKKPGTRTTRGPMSKTTRTWLIRGAVAALAGLILGGAGGVVTVRTLEPGRANAVDSVQAVLDSIARGTIPEPTAAERDVESKRQADSASQAAQTGDSAVKEEVLLPVPDVVGLEEGPARDKLLEAGLLVGDVQFRASSSPAGIVLATTPPGGSLLASSGTVSLVISDGRSPADTLFTPQRHPAP